The Phycisphaerae bacterium genome includes a region encoding these proteins:
- a CDS encoding DMT family transporter encodes MSADLVGQLYALGAALTWSISLVLFRLSGEHVPPLALNLYKNVVAMVLLALTLIITGDSADVIRTFHWEDHAIMVISGFLGIALADTAFLYALNMVGVGLVTVIECLYSPLVVLFAFLMLSESMTGLQIAGAIFVLSGLFVSSRHEPPRNRTRGELLSGFLFGAVSIALMAYGIVLARPVLVVVGYPLIWAALLRLSAGTAALALIVLASPKRKRYWSVFRPSRVWWTSAPAAFFGTYLAMVFWIGGFKHTQAAIAAILNQTSVAFALILATFILHEPFTRRKAVAVAFATVGVGLVVGGAK; translated from the coding sequence ATGTCGGCAGACCTTGTCGGGCAACTATACGCATTGGGGGCGGCCTTGACCTGGTCGATCAGCTTGGTGCTGTTTCGCCTTTCCGGCGAACACGTCCCTCCGCTTGCGCTCAACCTCTACAAGAACGTAGTGGCCATGGTTCTGCTGGCACTCACGCTGATCATTACCGGTGACAGCGCTGACGTCATCCGCACGTTTCATTGGGAAGACCACGCCATCATGGTCATCAGCGGTTTTCTCGGCATCGCCCTGGCCGACACCGCCTTTCTCTATGCCTTGAACATGGTCGGCGTGGGGCTTGTCACGGTCATCGAGTGCCTTTATTCCCCGCTCGTCGTTCTTTTCGCCTTCTTGATGCTCTCGGAGTCCATGACTGGTCTGCAGATCGCCGGGGCGATTTTCGTTCTTTCCGGACTGTTCGTTTCGTCGCGCCACGAGCCGCCGCGGAATCGCACGCGCGGGGAGTTGCTCAGCGGCTTCCTGTTTGGAGCGGTCTCCATTGCCCTCATGGCCTACGGCATCGTCCTCGCCCGGCCGGTGCTGGTCGTCGTGGGATATCCGCTGATCTGGGCGGCGCTGCTTCGACTATCCGCTGGCACGGCCGCGCTGGCGCTGATCGTGCTCGCGTCGCCCAAGCGGAAGCGCTACTGGTCGGTGTTCAGACCGTCACGTGTCTGGTGGACCTCCGCACCGGCGGCATTCTTCGGAACCTACCTCGCAATGGTCTTCTGGATCGGGGGCTTCAAGCACACCCAGGCGGCGATTGCCGCCATTTTGAACCAGACCTCCGTGGCCTTTGCCCTGATTCTGGCCACGTTCATCCTGCATGAACCATTCACGCGGAGGAAGGCGGTGGCCGTTGCCTTCGCAACGGTCGGCGTAGGGCTGGTCGTGGGCGGCGCGAAATGA
- a CDS encoding bifunctional methionine sulfoxide reductase B/A protein → MTGPRSKAGESYAGTPGAGENAKPTQAKISRSGYDVTPLSKSEVEKLSQKLNEQEKDILLRDCTEPAFTGGLVKNKDTGMYVCKLCGLPLYASDTKFESGTGWPSFFKPIDPDHVREVRDTSHGMVRTEIVCARCGGHLGHVFEDGPAPTGQRYCMNSAALDFVKEGKDMPEGSLPVDKKTAYFAGGCFWGIEDQFQQVPGVLDAVSGYQGGQTKDPSYKEVCTGTTGHAETVRVTYDANRVSYRELLEWFFKFHNPTQLNRQGPDVGEQYRSAIFTVDEDQARKARAYIEELSKSDRFKGKKIVTQVEPAGPFYEAEQYHQDYHAKHGGSCALPG, encoded by the coding sequence ATGACCGGACCGCGCAGCAAGGCGGGGGAGAGCTACGCGGGAACGCCGGGGGCGGGTGAGAACGCCAAGCCGACCCAGGCCAAAATCTCGCGCAGCGGTTACGACGTCACGCCGCTCAGCAAGAGTGAAGTTGAGAAACTGAGTCAGAAGCTGAACGAGCAGGAGAAGGATATTCTGTTGCGCGATTGCACCGAGCCCGCGTTCACCGGCGGCCTGGTGAAGAACAAGGACACGGGGATGTACGTCTGCAAGCTCTGTGGACTTCCCCTCTATGCCAGCGATACGAAGTTTGAGTCCGGCACGGGCTGGCCGAGCTTCTTCAAGCCCATTGATCCCGATCATGTGAGGGAAGTGCGGGATACCAGCCACGGCATGGTTCGGACGGAGATCGTCTGCGCCCGCTGCGGCGGTCACCTGGGTCACGTGTTCGAAGACGGACCGGCGCCCACGGGACAGCGCTATTGCATGAATTCTGCCGCGTTGGATTTCGTCAAGGAGGGCAAAGATATGCCGGAAGGGTCACTTCCTGTCGACAAGAAGACGGCTTACTTCGCCGGCGGCTGTTTCTGGGGAATTGAGGATCAGTTCCAGCAGGTTCCGGGCGTGCTCGACGCCGTATCGGGCTACCAGGGTGGTCAGACGAAGGACCCCTCGTACAAAGAAGTCTGCACCGGCACGACGGGACATGCGGAAACGGTGCGCGTGACCTATGACGCCAACCGCGTTTCGTATCGCGAGCTGCTCGAGTGGTTCTTCAAATTCCACAATCCGACGCAGCTCAACCGCCAGGGTCCGGACGTGGGCGAGCAGTATCGCTCCGCGATTTTCACCGTGGATGAGGATCAGGCGCGCAAGGCTCGAGCGTACATCGAGGAGCTTTCCAAGTCCGATCGCTTCAAGGGGAAGAAAATCGTGACGCAGGTCGAGCCGGCCGGTCCCTTCTACGAGGCCGAGCAATACCACCAGGATTACCATGCCAAGCACGGTGGCTCGTGCGCGTTGCCGGGTTAG
- a CDS encoding deoxyribodipyrimidine photo-lyase, which yields MSSSASRRTILWFRRDLRLADHPALLAATQNDAVIIPTFIWSPDEGGAWKPGAAGKWWLHQSLAALDNALRDLGSRLIVRRGNALEELRRLAAETKAQAIYWSRQYEPTAAKRDSKIEKELREDGLEVHTFNGALLFEPWEIANAEGEPYQVFTAYWRNCSKQLRRQAPSGAPRKLQAPGRWPESVELEALQLEPSVDWVGGLRENWTPGEGGARAQLERFLDRSLGHYADQRNRPDVEGTSRLSPHLHLGEISPGQILHAMDQNPDSDGREMPASRRSFLSELGWREFAHHLLHHFPHTVDQPLRDQFAAFPWKDDSKLLRAWQKGRTGYPIVDAGMRELWTTGWMHNRVRMVAASFLVKDLLIPWQRGAEWFWDTLVDADLANNTLGWQWTAGCGADAAPYFRIFNPVSQGQKFDPLCDYVRKWVPELRELPDRYVHAPWEAPDSVLAEAGVKLGQQYPEPIVDHAEARNRALAAYEKIKKKSQ from the coding sequence ATGAGTTCCTCCGCGTCGCGACGTACGATTCTCTGGTTTCGCCGAGACTTGCGGCTGGCGGATCATCCTGCGCTGCTCGCGGCAACCCAAAACGACGCTGTTATCATTCCGACGTTCATCTGGTCACCCGATGAAGGCGGCGCCTGGAAGCCGGGCGCTGCCGGAAAATGGTGGCTCCATCAATCACTGGCCGCGCTTGACAACGCCCTTCGCGACCTCGGTTCACGACTGATTGTCCGCCGCGGCAACGCGCTGGAGGAGCTGCGCCGGCTCGCCGCGGAGACCAAAGCACAGGCGATCTACTGGAGCCGGCAATACGAGCCGACGGCCGCAAAGCGGGACAGCAAGATCGAAAAGGAACTGCGCGAAGATGGCCTCGAAGTGCATACCTTCAACGGTGCGCTACTTTTTGAGCCGTGGGAGATTGCCAATGCCGAAGGCGAACCTTACCAGGTATTCACCGCGTACTGGCGTAACTGTTCGAAGCAGTTGAGACGGCAAGCACCGTCAGGCGCACCACGGAAGCTACAAGCCCCGGGTCGTTGGCCGGAAAGCGTCGAACTCGAGGCGCTTCAATTGGAGCCTTCCGTCGACTGGGTCGGCGGGCTTCGGGAAAACTGGACGCCGGGCGAGGGAGGCGCCAGGGCGCAGCTGGAGCGTTTCCTGGATCGATCGCTTGGACATTACGCCGATCAGCGCAACCGACCTGATGTCGAAGGGACGTCCCGACTTTCACCGCACCTTCATCTCGGGGAGATCAGCCCCGGGCAGATTCTCCATGCCATGGATCAGAACCCTGATTCCGACGGCCGCGAGATGCCGGCGTCGCGGCGGAGCTTCCTGTCGGAGCTCGGCTGGCGGGAGTTCGCCCACCATCTTCTCCATCATTTCCCGCATACGGTGGACCAGCCGCTGCGCGACCAATTCGCCGCGTTTCCCTGGAAGGACGATTCGAAACTCCTCCGCGCCTGGCAGAAGGGAAGGACCGGCTATCCGATCGTCGACGCCGGGATGCGGGAACTATGGACCACCGGCTGGATGCACAATCGCGTGCGGATGGTCGCAGCTTCGTTTCTGGTCAAGGACCTGCTGATCCCATGGCAACGGGGCGCGGAGTGGTTCTGGGACACGCTTGTCGATGCCGACCTCGCCAATAACACGCTTGGCTGGCAATGGACCGCCGGATGCGGGGCCGACGCTGCCCCCTACTTCCGCATCTTCAACCCGGTTTCCCAAGGCCAGAAGTTTGATCCACTCTGCGATTATGTTCGCAAGTGGGTCCCGGAACTGCGGGAACTGCCCGATCGGTACGTCCACGCACCCTGGGAGGCTCCGGACAGTGTCCTGGCCGAAGCAGGGGTAAAATTGGGACAGCAATATCCCGAGCCTATCGTCGACCACGCCGAGGCCCGAAACCGGGCCCTGGCGGCCTACGAGAAGATCAAGAAGAAGTCGCAATGA
- a CDS encoding thiolase family protein: MVKNVYIAGGVRTPFGSFGGSMSGLSAAELGALAIRGALKRAGVDGKHVDEVMMGNVIGAGLGQNIARQCTLAAGLDTSVGATTISKVCGSAMRAVIHAAQAIECGDAELMVAGGTESMSNAPYLLPKARTGYRMGNGTLVDAMINDGLWDVYTNRHMGTCGDQCATKYDITRKDQDDFAVSSFERAIKAWDEGFYKDIVVPAEIKIKKATTVVERDEGMSKYQGADKLRSLAPAFGPESTITAGNASSISDGAAAMIVVGEEKMKALGIKPEARIIGHANVAMESDWFTIAPIHAIRKLCEKIKVKPGDVDLYEINEAFAVVSVVAIRELKLDPAKVNVAGGAVSIGHPIGATGARLISTLARALERQNKKLGIACLCIGGGESSAIAIERVA, translated from the coding sequence ATGGTGAAGAACGTTTACATTGCCGGTGGCGTGCGGACGCCATTCGGGTCGTTTGGCGGGTCGATGAGCGGATTGTCGGCAGCGGAGCTTGGAGCGCTGGCGATCCGGGGTGCACTGAAGCGAGCCGGGGTCGACGGCAAGCATGTTGATGAAGTGATGATGGGCAATGTGATCGGCGCCGGACTGGGCCAGAACATCGCCCGGCAATGCACGCTGGCCGCCGGGCTGGACACGTCGGTCGGCGCCACGACGATCAGCAAGGTTTGCGGGTCAGCGATGCGTGCGGTCATTCACGCGGCACAGGCTATTGAGTGCGGCGATGCCGAGCTGATGGTCGCGGGCGGTACGGAAAGCATGAGCAACGCGCCGTACCTTCTCCCCAAGGCGCGGACGGGGTATCGCATGGGCAACGGCACGCTGGTCGACGCGATGATCAACGACGGCCTGTGGGACGTGTACACCAATCGGCACATGGGGACCTGCGGGGATCAGTGCGCGACCAAGTACGACATTACGCGCAAGGATCAGGATGACTTCGCCGTCTCCAGCTTCGAGCGGGCCATCAAGGCGTGGGACGAGGGCTTCTACAAGGACATCGTGGTTCCGGCAGAGATCAAGATCAAGAAAGCTACGACCGTCGTAGAGCGCGACGAGGGCATGAGCAAGTACCAGGGGGCCGACAAGCTGCGCTCGCTGGCACCTGCGTTCGGACCGGAGAGCACGATCACGGCGGGCAATGCATCGAGCATCAGCGACGGTGCGGCCGCGATGATCGTTGTGGGCGAAGAGAAGATGAAAGCCCTGGGAATCAAGCCCGAAGCCCGAATCATCGGGCATGCCAACGTGGCGATGGAATCGGACTGGTTCACGATCGCGCCGATCCATGCCATCCGGAAGCTGTGTGAGAAGATCAAGGTCAAGCCCGGTGACGTGGATCTATATGAGATCAACGAGGCATTCGCCGTTGTGAGCGTGGTGGCGATCCGCGAGCTCAAGCTCGATCCGGCGAAGGTGAACGTTGCGGGCGGGGCGGTTTCGATCGGGCATCCGATCGGAGCGACCGGCGCGCGATTGATTTCGACGCTGGCGCGGGCGCTGGAGCGGCAGAACAAGAAGCTGGGCATCGCCTGTCTGTGCATTGGCGGCGGAGAATCGAGCGCCATCGCGATCGAGCGCGTGGCATGA